In the Pseudorasbora parva isolate DD20220531a chromosome 23, ASM2467924v1, whole genome shotgun sequence genome, one interval contains:
- the LOC137062090 gene encoding protocadherin gamma-C5-like, which yields MRHRRIREWKWAALWLLAFSLLWNTVGAQIRYTIPEELKEGSIVGNIAKDLGFDISDIAERKLRIASESNRQYFNVDSGKGDLVVNGRIDRETLCGQSVSCLMPLQIVIENPLQLHKVEIEIQDINDNAPNFHTKDATLKIYELTASGARFTLESAEDLDVGSNSLKTYSISSNNFFRLNVKTLKDGRMVPELVVEKPLDREKQAVHKLILTALDGGNPVKSGTSLLQIIVQDINDNEPTFEVAAYKASVLESAVVGSSVIKIKATDSDEGPNGEIKYSFGAHTPELVRNAFTVNAETGEITVIGKLDYETKKTYTFDVCAKDNGNPELEGQSSVQIDIIDENDNPPEIILTSLPSPVPENATVGTVVALITVKDLDSGNNGKVELIVSKDVPFKLKPSFDNYYSLITDSLLDREIHSEYNVEILAMDSGVPPLKTVEAVNVKVLDVNDNPPVFSQTSYNVYIQENNLAGVSLFSVSASDNDQDKNALLAYSVLDLSSNHVPASSYFYINSENGSIYSMSSFDYEKIKLISIVVQAKDHGSPSLSSNATVHVFILDRNDNAPAVIYPSALMGSVSHQRMPRSAKAGHLVTKVTAVDADSGHNAWLFYRLAEATDASLFSVNLHTGEVRTKRAVSEQDDSAQRLVIEIKDNGEPIQSTTVTVDILIEDGFHEPISDYREKTIEPNKKSGKITLYLIISLASVSMLCLMTFFILLVKCARGSRGGSSCCIRRTDSGYKNPNRNLQIQLNTDGPIKYVEVLGGDMMSQSQSFGSYLSPMSEFSDLTLVKPSSTTNFTDTLNVLDASLPDSAWTFESQQVRRRIINYLSINR from the coding sequence ATGAGGCACAGGAGGATCAGAGAATGGAAATGGGCAGCGCTTTGGCTGCTCGCTTTCTCTCTATTGTGGAATACAGTTGGAGCGCAGATTCGCTACACAATACCCGAAGAGTTAAAGGAAGGATCTATCGTTGGGAATATCGCGAAGGATTTGGGGTTTGACATCTCAGATATCGCCGAGCGTAAGTTGCGGATAGCATCTGAATCAAACAGACAGTATTTCAATGTGGATTCAGGGAAGGGTGATCTGGTAGTTAATGGAAGAATAGACAGAGAAACGCTCTGTGGACAAAGCGTCAGTTGTCTGATGCCACTGCAGATCGTTATTGAAAACCCATTACAGTTACATAAAGTTGAAATAGAAATACAAGATATAAACGATAATGCACCGAACTTTCATACTAAAGATGCCACATTAAAAATATACGAACTCACTGCCTCCGGCGCACGATTTACCCTTGAAAGTGCCGAGGACCTCGATGTTGGCAGTAATAGCTTAAAGACTTATTCAATCAGTAGTAACAATTTTTTTCGTCTTAATGTTAAAACTTTAAAAGATGGAAGAATGGTACCTGAACTTGTGGTTGAAAAACCTTTAGATAGAGAGAAACAGGCAGTTCACAAGCTAATATTAACAGCTCTAGATGGCGGTAATCCGGTCAAATCTGGAACATCTTTACTGCAAATAATAGTTCAAGACATAAACGACAACGAACCGACATTTGAAGTTGCTGCATATAAAGCGTCTGTTCTAGAAAGCGCCGTTGTTGGTTCAAGTGTGATCAAAATAAAAGCCACTGACTCCGATGAAGGTCCTAACGGTGAGATAAAGTATTCCTTCGGCGCGCACACGCCTGAACTTGTAAGAAATGCCTTTACTGTAAACGCTGAAACCGGAGAAATAACAGTCATTGGGAAATTAGATTACGAGACTAAAAAAACGTATACGTTTGATGTCTGTGCTAAAGATAATGGGAACCCAGAGCTCGAGGGACAGTCATCGGTTCAGATAGATATCATAGATGAGAATGACAACCCTCCAGAGATTATACTGACATCTTTACCGAGCCCCGTGCCTGAAAACGCGACGGTGGGAACGGTGGTGGCTCTGATCACCGTCAAAGATTTGGACTCCGGTAATAACGGCAAAGTCGAGCTAATAGTCTCTAAGGACGTTCCTTTTAAATTAAAACCCTCCTTCGATAACTACTATTCGTTGATAACTGACTCATTATTAGACCGTGAGATCCATTCAGAATATAATGTAGAAATACTGGCCATGGACTCCGGTGTTCCACCCTTAAAGACGGTAGAGGCTGTAAATGTGAAAGTGCTTGACGTGAATGACAACCCTCCAGTATTCTCGCAGACCTCATATAATGTTTATATACAGGAAAATAACTTAGCAGGTGTTTCGTTGTTTTCTGTGTCTGCATCTGACAATGACCAAGATAAAAACGCTCTACTCGCGTATTCAGTTTTGGATTTAAGTTCAAATCACGTTCCAGCATcatcttatttttatattaattccGAGAATGGGTCTATTTACAGCATGAGCTCATTtgattatgagaaaattaaacTGATCAGCATCGTAGTGCAAGCTAAAGATCACGGCTCTCCATCTCTGAGCAGTAACGCCACAGTTCATGTGTTCATTCTGGACCGGAACGATAACGCACCTGCTGTCATTTACCCGTCCGCACTCATGGGGTCTGTCTCTCATCAGAGGATGCCCCGTTCTGCTAAAGCAGGACATCTCGTTACTAAGGTAACAGCAGTGGACGCGGACTCGGGTCATAACGCCTGGCTCTTCTACAGGCTCGCGGAGGCCACGGACGCGTCACTGTTCAGTGTGAATTTACACACGGGAGAGGTGAGGACTAAACGCGCTGTTTCAGAGCAGGACGACTCCGCTCAGAGACTGGTCATAGAGATAAAGGATAATGGAGAACCGATCCAGTCCACCACAGTCACAGTGGATATACTGATAGAGGACGGGTTTCATGAGCCCATCTCAGACTATAGAGAGAAAACTATCGAGCCCAACAAGAAAAGCGGTAAAATCACTTTATATCTGATCATCTCTTTGGCTTCAGTGTCCATGTTGTGTCTGatgacatttttcattctaCTGGTCAAATGTGCGCGAGGCAGTAGAGGCGGCTCAAGCTGCTGTATCAGACGAACTGATTCTGGATACAAGAACCCCAACAGAAACCTGCAGATCCAGCTCAACACTGACGGGCCCATTAAGTATGTGGAGGTTCTGGGAGGAGACATGATGTCTCAGAGTCAGTCCTTCGGCTCCTATCTCTCTCCAATGTCAGAATTCAGTGATCTCACCCTCGTTAAGCCCAGCAGCACCACAAACTTTACAGACACGCTAAACGTGCTTGACGCGTCATTACCAGACAGCGCGTGGACGTTCGAGAGCCAACAGGTGAGACGCAGAATAATCAATTACCTCAGCATCAATAGATAA
- the pcdh1g32 gene encoding protocadherin 1 gamma 32 gives MESKELFRRSLDWAAIWIVLNALCFATRASELLYSTAEESKPGTIVGHLTKDLGMEVQEILPREMRIISESNDKYFDVDLTSGALVVKQTMDRESMCGGSLHCHIRIQISLQSPLDMHSVTVEIVDVNDNAPHFQSRNTSLEVSEAAAPGTMFRLESARDPDVGVNSLRAYFLSQNDCFTLKVETKSDGSKIPILIVNKPLDREKTSEFRLILTAVDGGSAEKSGNSAIFINILDVNDNAPHFHNPTKRVALLENSPHGTLVTTLNASDADQGHNGEISFSFDKYTPDNVLKLFSVDSMTGEIKVTGLVDHELAEVYDVTILARDKGMPPMEGSCNIKIEIIDVNDNTPAISINVVSPVISEDVSSGTVVALIKVRDEDTGENGEVKVDIPYGLPFKMSSPYKGLFTLMTDGQLDREALAEYTITVIATDSGSPPRSSQESFVLRLSDVNDNPPVFSQPSYSIDIAENNAPNAPLLSVSASDPDVGENSTVSFSILETGALGMSSYVYINPASGQIYAMRKFDYEQINAFQFVVQVLDRGTPGQSSNATVHVFIKDQNDHPPVLIYPAPPSDGTLQFLVPSTAGLGCLVNRVTFVDGDSGHNAWLFYRISGPDAEMFHIGAHTGELRTARKLTAEDKSVFSLTVIVKDNGRPSLSASVVVNVTQAEKSSDASSERRSSNSKRPTEPDLTLYLIITLSFIIAVSFLVIIVIAVRWLGHRGYIGCLMQKLGFKHAPHEHQRNDLHLQLNTDGPIRYVEVVGASRDFHKHTYAPGFSTISSRSDFVFVKAPQSTLSMRLSKRLFTHSLMKVRGNYALVYI, from the coding sequence ATGGAGAGTAAAGAGCTTTTTCGGAGATCTTTGGACTGGGCTGCAATTTGGATTGTTCTTAATGCTTTGTGTTTTGCAACGCGCGCTTCGGAACTGTTATATTCTACAGCGGAGGAATCTAAACCAGGGACTATTGTTGGACACTTGACTAAAGATTTAGGAATGGAAGTGCAAGAGATACTTCCAAGAGAGATGCGAATAATCTCGGAAtctaatgataaatattttgacGTAGACCTGACATCTGGAGCTCTGGTGGTCAAGCAAACAATGGACAGAGAGAGCATGTGCGGAGGAAGTTTGCACTGTCACATTCGGATCCAGATTTCTCTTCAGAGTCCGTTGGATATGCACAGCGTCACGGTAGAGATCGTGGATGTTAACGACAACGCGCCGCATTTCCAAAGCCGAAACACTTCTTTGGAAGTTTCAGAAGCGGCTGCGCCCGGCACGATGTTCCGCTTGGAAAGTGCGCGTGACCCTGACGTGGGTGTGAATTCCCTGCGCGCTTATTTTCTTAGTCAAAACGACTGTTTTACTCTAAAAGTAGAAACTAAAAGTGATGGAAGCAAAATCCCAATTTTAATCGTAAACAAGCCTCTTGACAGAGAAAAGACGAGTGAATTTAGATTAATTTTAACTGCAGTTGATGGTGGAAGTGCAGAAAAGTCAGGAAATAGTgccatttttataaatattctaGATGTTAATGACAATGCGCCACACTTTCATAATCCTACAAAAAGAGTCGCGCTTTTAGAAAATTCACCTCATGGAACATTAGTTACAACTCTTAATGCCTCCGATGCCGATCAAGGTCATAATGGTGAAATATCTTTCTCGTTCGATAAATACACCCCTGATAATGTTTTGAAACTCTTTAGCGTGGATTCTATGACTGGCGAAATTAAAGTTACAGGACTAGTCGATCACGAACTCGCTGAAGTGTATGACGTCACTATTCTTGCTAGGGACAAAGGAATGCCCcccatggagggctcgtgcaaTATCAAAATCGAGATTATCGACGTGAATGACAACACTCCTGCTATCAGCATTAATGTGGTTTCTCCTGTGATCTCTGAAGATGTGAGTTCAGGAACTGTCGTCGCCCTCATCAAAGTCAGAGATGAAGACACGGGGGAAAATGGTGAAGTGAAAGTGGACATCCCTTATGGGTTGCCTTTCAAGATGAGCTCGCCATATAAGGGGCTTTTCACTTTAATGACCGACGGCCAGCTGGACAGAGAGGCTTTGGCTGAATACACAATCACTGTGATCGCCACAGACTCTGGTTCCCCGCCTCGCTCCTCGCAGGAATCCTTTGTGCTACGTCTTTCAGATGTTAATGATAACCCCCCAGTCTTTTCACAGCCTTCTTACTCCATAGACATAGCCGAAAACAATGCCCCAAATGCTCCCCTTCTGTCCGTGTCTGCATCAGACCCAGATGTGGGGGAGAACTCCACAGTTTCCTTCTCGATTTTGGAGACCGGGGCTCTCGGTATGTCTTCATATGTGTATATTAACCCAGCTAGTGGGCAGATATATGCCATGAGAAAGTTTGACTATGAGCAAATTAATGCGTTTCAGTTCGTGGTGCAGGTTCTTGATAGAGGAACTCCAGGTCAAAGCTCTAACGCCACAGTGCATGTGTTTATTAAAGATCAGAATGATCACCCTCCTGTCCTTATATACCCCGCACCCCCATCTGATGGGACACTGCAGTTTTTAGTACCTAGCACCGCCGGTCTCGGATGCCTAGTCAATCGCGTCACATTCGTAGATGGTGATAGTGGCCACAATGCCTGGTTATTCTATAGAATCTCAGGCCCTGATGCTGAAATGTTTCACATAGGCGCACACACCGGAGAGCTGCGTACGGCCCGTAAACTAACCGCAGAGGATAAGTCTGTCTTTAGTCTCACTGTGATTGTAAAAGATAACGGCAGGCCTTCTCTCTCCGCCAGCGTGGTAGTCAACGTGACCCAGGCTGAAAAATCCTCAGACGCCTCTTCCGAACGCAGGAGCTCTAACTCCAAAAGACCAACGGAGCCTGACCTCACTTTGTATCTCATCATCACTTTATCCTTCATTATTGCCGTCTCATTCCTGGTCATCATTGTCATAGCAGTGCGCTGGCTCGGCCACCGTGGTTACATTGGGTGCCTCATGCAAAAACTTGGTTTCAAACACGCACCTCACGAGCACCAACGCAATGACCTCCACCTGCAGCTAAATACTGACGGTCCTATTAGATACGTGGAGGTTGTGGGAGCCTCTCGGGATTTCCACAAACACACTTATGCACCTGGTTTCTCCACCATCTCCAGCAGAAGCGACTTTGTGTTTGTTAAGGCCCCACAGAGCACTCTAAGCATGCGACTGTCAAAAAGActgttcacacactcactcatgaaGGTGAGAGGAAACTATGCACTAGTTTATATATAg